In a single window of the Aminomonas paucivorans DSM 12260 genome:
- a CDS encoding amino acid permease, with product MTENNLSRKLGFWAALAIGVGTTVGSGVFVSAGEVARAAGSPTMAVLSWLLGGIIIIPQMLVLGELATAYPENGSGYVYLSEAGSRPLAFLYGWATFLALDPPSISILSLAAVSYLGFFIPGLGGLTGKFVAVGLVLVFTAIHYRSVQGGGSLQVLLTGAKILPFAVVVGLGLYYLNLNNLFHVPAAVASSSLSDRLFGGISATSWAYVGMTSICYMTGEVRDPGKTMPRALVGAALVVMALYSLVSLAVMGVMPFDKVLASEAPIADALNYMPAFSGMGPKFVSCAAVIVILGSLSSCIMYQPRMQYAMAKDGMFFKIFEHVHPRYETPDRSILIQVGYGILLVFLSDLVTLLGYLTLVYLLMNMLIFGSIIFCRRKADYRPAFRTPAWRLMTAVSVLGCGWMAYGTFLWAPVQGLVAAALVVVTGLPAFYYWDRKRTKTLTPAA from the coding sequence TTGACCGAGAACAACCTGTCCCGAAAACTGGGTTTCTGGGCCGCCCTAGCCATCGGAGTGGGAACCACGGTAGGCTCCGGGGTCTTCGTGTCGGCCGGGGAGGTGGCCCGAGCGGCCGGCAGCCCCACCATGGCGGTGCTCTCCTGGCTCCTGGGAGGGATCATCATCATCCCGCAGATGCTGGTCCTGGGGGAGCTGGCCACGGCCTATCCGGAGAACGGAAGCGGCTACGTGTACCTCTCCGAGGCGGGCTCCCGCCCCCTGGCGTTTCTCTACGGCTGGGCCACCTTCCTGGCGCTGGATCCGCCCTCCATCTCCATCCTGTCCCTGGCGGCGGTGTCGTATCTGGGGTTCTTCATCCCCGGACTCGGCGGTCTGACGGGGAAATTCGTGGCCGTGGGGCTGGTGTTGGTCTTTACGGCCATCCATTACCGCAGCGTGCAGGGGGGCGGGTCTCTCCAGGTTCTGCTCACCGGGGCCAAGATCCTTCCCTTCGCGGTGGTGGTGGGGTTGGGACTGTATTACCTGAATCTGAACAACCTCTTCCACGTCCCCGCCGCCGTGGCCTCCTCGTCCCTGTCCGATCGGCTCTTCGGAGGGATCTCCGCCACCAGCTGGGCCTACGTCGGGATGACCTCCATCTGCTACATGACCGGAGAGGTCCGAGACCCCGGAAAGACCATGCCCCGAGCGCTGGTGGGAGCGGCGTTGGTGGTGATGGCCCTCTATTCCCTGGTCTCCCTGGCCGTCATGGGTGTCATGCCCTTCGACAAGGTCCTGGCCTCCGAGGCCCCCATCGCGGACGCTCTGAACTACATGCCCGCCTTTTCCGGGATGGGCCCCAAGTTCGTCTCCTGCGCCGCCGTGATCGTCATCCTGGGTTCCCTGAGCTCCTGCATCATGTACCAGCCCCGGATGCAGTACGCCATGGCCAAGGACGGCATGTTCTTCAAGATCTTCGAGCACGTGCACCCGCGATACGAGACCCCCGACCGATCCATCCTCATCCAGGTGGGGTACGGCATCCTCTTGGTTTTTCTCTCCGATCTGGTCACCCTGTTGGGGTACCTCACCCTGGTATACCTGCTGATGAACATGCTCATCTTCGGCTCCATCATCTTCTGCCGACGCAAAGCCGACTATCGTCCCGCCTTCCGCACCCCCGCGTGGCGGCTCATGACCGCCGTGTCCGTTCTCGGCTGCGGCTGGATGGCCTACGGGACCTTCCTCTGGGCTCCCGTCCAGGGCTTGGTGGCGGCAGCGTTGGTGGTGGTCACGGGACTCCCCGCCTTCTACTACTGGGACCGCAAGCGCACGAAAACCCTCACCCCCGCAGCATGA
- a CDS encoding Rid family detoxifying hydrolase, with translation MRRTIQTDGAPKAVGPYSQACWAGDTLYLSGQIALDPTTNALVGDGNPAAETEQILDNVEAVLRQGGMDFRHVVKAVIYAVDIRDFGDINAAYATRFDGPPPARCFVEVSRLALGAKVEIDVVAYRA, from the coding sequence ATGAGACGCACCATCCAGACCGACGGAGCCCCCAAGGCCGTGGGCCCCTACAGCCAGGCCTGCTGGGCCGGCGACACGCTCTACCTTTCCGGACAGATCGCCTTGGATCCGACCACCAACGCCCTCGTGGGAGACGGCAACCCCGCCGCGGAGACCGAGCAGATCCTGGACAACGTCGAGGCGGTCCTCCGCCAGGGGGGCATGGATTTCCGCCACGTGGTCAAGGCGGTGATCTACGCCGTGGACATCCGAGACTTCGGGGACATCAACGCGGCCTACGCCACGCGCTTCGACGGACCCCCTCCGGCCCGCTGCTTCGTGGAGGTCTCCCGGCTGGCCCTGGGAGCCAAGGTGGAAATCGACGTGGTCGCCTACCGGGCATGA
- a CDS encoding L-serine ammonia-lyase, iron-sulfur-dependent, subunit alpha, with product MTDQPIPHRFGGISPAEALGLLREHAFLTVGCTDPIAIALAAAHAARAGQGNPLSIRVRLDKNVYKDALEVGIPGTSSRGLPLAAALGALKGDPKKGLALLEDVTPEQVLQAEAFLARSSVTLELDPWAEGIFVHATVLTDRGEGEAVLKGGHDRLEEVRRNGELLFCRAEGEEEGAPRRCPLALLEDASMEDLKELAEALPPEATRFLLEGVSLNRRAAEVGLRRGSGLGLGKRLESLAAKGFLEDDDLRGRIRRLTAGAADARMGGEQVPIFGCFGSGNHGITLFLTLGLAAEAWGSSPDDLARALALGLLVVGSIKAQTGILTPHCGCAVAAGCGAAAGLVLLRRGTAKQAERAVLLLFADLAGMLCDGAKYGCALKISTSAGVALESALLALEGAALPPGNGLVGKDFRETLRNLREVTEKGMKDLDRSLLEILLRRETSPCP from the coding sequence ATGACGGACCAGCCGATACCGCACCGCTTTGGAGGGATCTCCCCCGCCGAAGCCCTCGGGCTTCTTCGGGAGCATGCTTTCCTCACCGTGGGGTGCACCGATCCGATCGCCATCGCCCTGGCTGCGGCCCACGCCGCCCGGGCGGGGCAGGGAAACCCCCTGTCCATCCGGGTACGGTTGGACAAGAACGTCTACAAGGACGCTCTGGAGGTGGGCATCCCCGGCACCTCCAGCCGAGGCCTCCCCCTTGCGGCCGCACTGGGCGCCCTGAAGGGAGACCCGAAGAAGGGACTGGCCCTCCTGGAGGACGTGACCCCGGAGCAGGTCCTTCAGGCGGAGGCCTTTCTCGCCCGGTCCTCCGTGACTCTGGAGCTTGACCCCTGGGCGGAGGGCATCTTCGTCCACGCCACGGTCCTCACGGATCGGGGGGAGGGGGAAGCCGTCCTGAAGGGAGGACACGACCGTCTGGAGGAGGTTCGCCGGAACGGAGAGCTGCTGTTCTGTCGAGCCGAGGGGGAGGAGGAAGGGGCCCCCCGGAGGTGCCCCCTGGCTCTTCTGGAGGACGCCTCCATGGAGGACCTGAAGGAGTTGGCGGAGGCGCTCCCCCCGGAGGCTACCCGCTTCCTTCTGGAGGGCGTCTCCCTGAACCGGAGAGCCGCCGAGGTGGGGCTGCGAAGGGGATCCGGACTGGGTCTGGGAAAACGGCTGGAATCCCTTGCGGCGAAGGGCTTCTTGGAAGACGACGACCTCCGGGGGCGCATCCGAAGGTTGACGGCGGGGGCCGCGGATGCCCGCATGGGGGGCGAGCAAGTCCCCATCTTCGGCTGCTTCGGCAGCGGTAACCACGGGATCACTCTGTTCCTCACCCTGGGGCTTGCGGCGGAGGCATGGGGCTCATCGCCGGACGACCTGGCCCGGGCCTTGGCCTTGGGGCTTCTGGTGGTGGGGAGCATCAAGGCCCAGACGGGCATCCTCACCCCCCACTGCGGATGCGCCGTCGCTGCGGGATGCGGCGCGGCGGCGGGGCTTGTCCTCCTGCGCCGGGGCACCGCGAAACAGGCGGAAAGGGCCGTACTGCTCCTGTTCGCCGATCTGGCGGGGATGCTCTGCGACGGCGCGAAGTACGGATGCGCCCTGAAGATCTCCACCTCCGCGGGAGTCGCCCTGGAAAGCGCCCTCCTGGCCCTGGAAGGGGCCGCCCTCCCCCCGGGAAACGGGCTGGTGGGAAAGGACTTCCGCGAAACCCTGAGGAACCTGCGGGAAGTCACGGAAAAGGGGATGAAGGACCTGGACCGTTCCTTGCTGGAGATCCTCCTCCGCCGGGAAACCTCCCCCTGCCCCTGA
- a CDS encoding GNAT family N-acetyltransferase produces MQVLVTERLVLRHLEEGDGAFLVDLLNQPSFLRYIGDKKVRTEADAARYVREGPQASYDRHGFGLYLVEERETQVPLGICGLVRREGLDHPDLGYAFLPGAEGKGYALEAGRGVLDHARALGLSRLLAVVTPDNERSRRLLEKLGFLREGTVSLVPGEPQLELYRRDD; encoded by the coding sequence ATGCAGGTTCTGGTGACGGAGCGGCTCGTGTTGCGGCATCTGGAGGAGGGGGACGGGGCATTTCTGGTGGACCTGCTGAACCAGCCCTCGTTCCTGCGGTACATCGGGGACAAGAAGGTCCGAACCGAGGCGGACGCGGCCCGGTACGTCCGGGAAGGGCCCCAGGCCAGCTACGATCGCCACGGCTTCGGTCTGTACCTGGTGGAGGAGAGGGAGACGCAGGTCCCCCTGGGGATCTGCGGGCTGGTGCGACGGGAGGGGCTGGACCACCCGGACCTGGGCTACGCCTTCCTGCCCGGGGCGGAGGGGAAGGGCTATGCCCTGGAGGCGGGCCGGGGCGTCCTGGACCATGCCCGAGCGCTGGGCCTTTCCCGGCTGCTGGCGGTGGTCACCCCGGACAACGAACGGTCCCGCAGGCTTCTGGAAAAGCTGGGGTTCCTTCGGGAGGGAACGGTGTCCCTGGTTCCGGGGGAACCCCAGCTGGAACTGTACCGACGGGACGACTGA
- a CDS encoding glycosyltransferase family 2 protein: protein MSGSEELFYWIVWWSWWILQCCLYTLFGVLILDGIYQFVVGFRGWWSAKPLPAATRYRRFAVLVPAHNEARVIASLLESLRLQDYPKNCYTVFVSCDNCTDDTADVARAHGAQALIRTDTSKGGKTWNVRWALTQLPMDAVDALVMFDADNLAERNFLSRMNDYMEQHPEAEAVQGVLDVKNPDDNWLTRAYALAYWYTNRFWQLARGNWGLSCTLGGTGLVIRSSTLRRIGWNLESLTEDLEMSTRLILSGSRVHWNDHAVVYDEKPLDYRVSVRQRTRWMQGHYWVCWRYGMEALKSFFRTRRIQYLDLFLYLLAPAKACISLVAMFAGMIYTIVNNAILFPTLENKTPQTMFEWVAFVGMPLFLIFAHCAFVVVVGPSMHRRKLSFRYAKDAFGYFWFGLTWIPILFRAAFLASSQAVWVKTEHTRDISLEQVGHRD, encoded by the coding sequence ATGAGCGGATCGGAAGAGCTGTTCTACTGGATCGTCTGGTGGAGCTGGTGGATTCTTCAATGTTGCCTGTACACCCTGTTCGGCGTCCTCATCCTGGACGGGATCTACCAGTTCGTGGTGGGGTTCCGGGGATGGTGGTCCGCCAAGCCCCTGCCTGCGGCCACCCGGTATCGGCGCTTCGCCGTGCTGGTGCCGGCGCACAACGAGGCTCGGGTCATCGCCTCCCTTCTGGAGAGCCTGCGTCTCCAGGACTACCCGAAGAACTGCTACACCGTCTTCGTCTCCTGCGACAACTGCACCGACGACACCGCCGACGTGGCCCGAGCCCACGGGGCACAGGCGCTGATCCGCACGGACACCTCCAAGGGCGGCAAGACCTGGAACGTCCGCTGGGCCCTCACCCAGCTCCCCATGGACGCGGTGGACGCCCTGGTGATGTTCGACGCGGACAACCTGGCGGAGCGGAACTTCCTCTCCCGCATGAACGACTACATGGAGCAGCACCCGGAGGCGGAGGCGGTGCAGGGGGTCCTGGACGTGAAGAACCCCGACGACAACTGGCTCACCCGGGCCTACGCCCTGGCCTACTGGTACACCAACCGGTTCTGGCAGCTGGCCCGGGGCAACTGGGGCCTCTCCTGCACCCTCGGGGGCACGGGGCTGGTGATCCGGTCTTCCACCCTGCGGCGCATCGGCTGGAACCTGGAGAGCCTCACGGAGGACCTGGAGATGTCCACCCGTCTGATCCTCTCGGGAAGCCGGGTGCACTGGAACGACCACGCGGTGGTGTACGACGAGAAGCCCCTGGACTACCGGGTCTCGGTGCGGCAGCGCACCCGCTGGATGCAGGGGCACTACTGGGTCTGCTGGCGCTACGGCATGGAGGCCCTGAAGAGCTTCTTCCGCACGAGGCGCATCCAGTACCTGGACCTGTTCCTGTACCTGCTGGCCCCCGCCAAGGCCTGCATCTCCCTGGTGGCCATGTTCGCGGGGATGATCTACACCATCGTGAACAACGCCATCCTGTTCCCCACCCTGGAGAACAAGACCCCCCAGACCATGTTCGAGTGGGTGGCCTTCGTGGGGATGCCCCTGTTCCTCATCTTCGCCCACTGTGCCTTCGTGGTGGTGGTGGGGCCTTCCATGCACCGTCGGAAGCTCTCCTTCCGCTACGCCAAGGATGCCTTCGGCTACTTCTGGTTCGGCCTCACCTGGATCCCCATCCTCTTCCGGGCGGCCTTCCTGGCGAGCAGCCAGGCGGTGTGGGTGAAGACGGAGCACACCCGGGACATCTCCCTGGAGCAGGTGGGGCATCGGGACTGA
- a CDS encoding LTA synthase family protein — translation MRLRSPRLPGFGEVVLAAFVYLALVLKFFSVNDEVVPGSHLQLASLATTLGAALPFVLLPLLLPRRLRGVGLLGVDLLLTALVLTDLLSFRYYTDLFTLRNLGLSSQVGEVADSVLALLRPEDALLLLDLPLVAGAAAMLALGRSALPVTRRRVGVVLGGSLLALLPFAGQMGLFRLDMPAVVEAMWDRPAMATGMGVLGYHLADLGMVAKDLVTSEAVAAQEEEAVVQWVSRRDRDLPPEDRPQGWGIGARKNLVMIQVEALQQFVLGRTVGGQEITPNLNRFVRECLYFPNAYNQTALGNSADAEFMTNTSLYPSARGVAYTRFAGNRYVSLGTVLRSQGYGTLALHGDRPGFWNRNRMYPALGFDRYVSKNDFKMDEVIGLGLSDRSFLDQSLRILRKEKQPFYAFLVTLTSHYPYNFPELGNRGDLPLGDLQGTLVGDYLRFIHYTDRQLGRFLEGMRACGLLERSVVVLYGDHTAIPSANKGELGTFLKGDMMDPLAWKAQQKIPLMIWVPGGAIRGEKEIATGHMDIAPTVASLLGVRLPVAFGQDLLSAGSGRAVFRNGSFLQGNVWVQPEEGRAVSLKTGQELPFEAYAPILEEVRTSLRFSDLILEQDLLPRICRVLP, via the coding sequence ATGCGTCTGCGTTCCCCCCGCCTTCCCGGGTTCGGGGAGGTCGTTCTGGCGGCCTTCGTGTACCTGGCCCTGGTCCTCAAGTTCTTCTCGGTGAACGATGAGGTGGTGCCGGGATCCCACCTTCAGCTCGCCTCTTTGGCCACCACCCTGGGAGCCGCTCTTCCCTTCGTCCTGCTCCCCCTTCTGCTTCCCCGCAGGCTGCGGGGGGTGGGACTGTTGGGGGTGGACCTGCTCCTCACCGCCCTGGTCCTCACGGACCTGCTTTCCTTCCGCTATTACACGGACCTGTTCACCCTGCGCAACCTGGGTCTCTCCAGTCAGGTGGGAGAGGTGGCCGACTCGGTGCTGGCCCTCCTGCGTCCCGAGGACGCCCTGCTCCTTCTGGACCTGCCCCTGGTGGCGGGGGCCGCGGCGATGCTGGCCCTGGGGCGATCGGCTCTTCCGGTTACCCGTCGTCGGGTGGGGGTGGTCCTGGGGGGCTCCCTCCTGGCCCTGCTGCCCTTCGCGGGACAGATGGGCCTGTTCCGCCTGGACATGCCCGCGGTGGTGGAGGCCATGTGGGACCGTCCCGCCATGGCCACGGGCATGGGGGTTCTGGGGTACCACCTGGCGGACCTGGGCATGGTGGCCAAGGATCTCGTCACCTCCGAGGCCGTGGCGGCCCAGGAGGAGGAGGCGGTGGTCCAATGGGTGAGCCGACGGGACCGGGACCTGCCCCCGGAGGACCGCCCCCAGGGATGGGGCATCGGCGCCCGGAAGAACCTGGTGATGATCCAGGTGGAGGCGCTGCAGCAGTTCGTCCTGGGGCGGACCGTGGGGGGGCAGGAGATCACCCCGAACCTGAACCGCTTCGTCCGGGAGTGCCTGTACTTCCCCAACGCCTACAACCAGACCGCCCTGGGCAACAGCGCCGACGCGGAGTTCATGACCAACACCTCCCTCTACCCCTCCGCCCGGGGCGTGGCCTACACGCGATTTGCCGGGAACCGGTACGTCTCCCTGGGGACGGTGCTGCGCTCCCAGGGGTACGGGACCCTGGCCCTCCACGGGGACCGGCCGGGCTTCTGGAACCGCAACCGCATGTACCCCGCCCTGGGGTTCGACCGGTACGTGAGCAAGAACGACTTCAAGATGGACGAGGTCATCGGTCTGGGCCTTTCGGACCGCAGCTTCCTGGATCAGAGCCTCCGGATCCTCCGCAAAGAGAAGCAGCCCTTTTACGCCTTCCTGGTGACCCTCACCAGCCACTACCCCTACAACTTCCCGGAGCTGGGGAACCGTGGGGACCTGCCCCTGGGGGACCTTCAGGGCACCCTGGTGGGGGACTACCTCCGGTTCATCCACTACACGGACCGACAGCTGGGGCGATTCCTGGAGGGGATGCGGGCCTGCGGCCTGCTGGAGCGGAGCGTGGTGGTGCTCTACGGGGACCACACCGCCATCCCCAGCGCCAACAAGGGAGAGCTGGGGACCTTCCTGAAGGGGGACATGATGGACCCCCTGGCCTGGAAGGCCCAGCAGAAGATCCCCCTGATGATCTGGGTGCCCGGAGGCGCGATCCGGGGGGAGAAGGAGATCGCCACGGGGCACATGGACATCGCCCCCACGGTGGCCTCCCTGCTGGGGGTGCGCCTTCCCGTGGCCTTCGGCCAGGACCTCCTTTCGGCGGGCAGCGGGCGGGCTGTCTTCCGCAACGGGTCGTTCCTCCAGGGGAACGTGTGGGTGCAGCCCGAAGAGGGGCGGGCGGTAAGCCTCAAGACGGGGCAGGAGCTGCCCTTCGAGGCCTACGCCCCCATCCTGGAGGAGGTGCGCACCTCCCTGCGCTTCAGCGACCTGATCCTGGAACAGGACCTGCTGCCCCGCATCTGCCGGGTCCTGCCCTGA
- a CDS encoding NifB/NifX family molybdenum-iron cluster-binding protein gives MLTALAAEGPTLDAVPAERFGRAPYFVLVEGGNLVEAIPNQEAQGSSGVGGRVVMQLAQKGVRRVVAPQFGPKAQTALDAAGIEALPLTGGPTLKELAASLETRG, from the coding sequence ATGTTGACGGCACTGGCCGCGGAAGGGCCGACCCTGGACGCGGTCCCGGCGGAGCGTTTCGGAAGGGCACCCTATTTCGTTCTGGTGGAGGGCGGGAACCTGGTGGAGGCGATCCCCAATCAGGAGGCCCAGGGAAGTTCCGGAGTGGGGGGGCGCGTGGTGATGCAGCTCGCCCAAAAGGGAGTCCGGAGGGTCGTGGCCCCCCAGTTCGGCCCCAAGGCCCAGACGGCCCTGGACGCCGCGGGGATCGAGGCCCTGCCCCTCACCGGCGGCCCCACGCTGAAAGAGCTGGCGGCCTCCCTGGAGACCCGAGGATGA
- a CDS encoding P-loop NTPase → MARVLAVGSGKGGVGKSTVTALSAVALARRGLKVGIFDADLTGPSIPKLLGVTERPTGYGEGILPPVTSTLKISVLSMNLLLEDPSRPVIWRGPLIAQAIRQFWGETVWGNLDLLLVDLPPGTSDAPLTVFQTARLDGFLAVTTPQGLAGEVMEKSLHLARELDTPLAGVVENQSYALCPCCGKTFEPFGPGNLQSIQDRWGMDVGIRLPLDPDLAALGDRGKLEEYRNDQVLTPLEEGLRAIFPVM, encoded by the coding sequence GTGGCCCGGGTCCTGGCGGTGGGCAGCGGCAAGGGAGGCGTGGGCAAGAGCACCGTCACGGCCCTCTCCGCGGTGGCCCTGGCCCGGCGGGGCCTGAAGGTGGGGATCTTCGACGCGGACCTCACGGGCCCCTCCATCCCCAAGCTCCTGGGGGTCACGGAACGTCCCACGGGGTACGGGGAGGGGATCCTCCCCCCCGTCACCTCCACGCTGAAAATCTCCGTCCTGTCCATGAACCTCCTGCTGGAGGACCCCAGCCGTCCCGTCATCTGGCGAGGCCCCCTCATTGCCCAGGCCATCCGCCAGTTCTGGGGCGAGACCGTCTGGGGAAACCTGGACCTGCTTCTGGTGGACCTTCCCCCCGGGACCTCCGACGCCCCCCTCACGGTGTTCCAGACCGCCCGGTTGGACGGATTCCTTGCGGTCACCACCCCCCAGGGCCTGGCGGGGGAAGTGATGGAGAAATCCCTCCACCTGGCCCGAGAGCTGGACACGCCCCTGGCGGGGGTGGTGGAGAACCAGTCCTACGCCCTCTGTCCCTGCTGCGGCAAGACCTTCGAGCCCTTCGGGCCGGGGAACCTCCAGTCCATCCAGGACCGGTGGGGCATGGACGTGGGCATCCGTCTCCCCCTGGACCCGGACCTGGCAGCTCTGGGAGACCGGGGGAAGCTGGAGGAGTACCGCAACGACCAGGTCCTGACCCCTCTGGAGGAAGGGCTTCGGGCCATCTTCCCGGTGATGTAG
- a CDS encoding nucleotide-binding protein translates to MRPFRCVVLSGKGGTGKTCVTSVLAAHFAKRGVFCDADVDAPNLRILLDPQSTEEWPFVGKSVAVLDEKRCTRCGACRDLCRFDALPWEEGPRVDATRCEGCALCHHVCPQEAFSLVPTEQGKLLRSVCAAGTLWHARLKPGGENSGKLVQQVLERGAEEAQREGLGLVLVDGPPGVACPVVSSLAGANLVLLVAEPTPTAREDLRRVGDVCARFQVPVGLVVNKANLSPEGTEALRALARERGWPLWGEVPFDPGIPKGLSHRRIPSDHVFPHLRGAVEFLERQVASRAE, encoded by the coding sequence GTGAGGCCCTTTCGCTGCGTGGTTTTGAGCGGCAAGGGGGGGACGGGGAAGACCTGCGTGACCTCCGTGCTGGCGGCTCATTTCGCCAAACGGGGGGTCTTCTGCGATGCCGACGTGGATGCCCCCAACCTTCGCATCCTCCTGGATCCCCAGAGCACGGAAGAATGGCCCTTCGTGGGCAAGTCCGTGGCGGTGCTGGACGAGAAGCGCTGTACCCGCTGCGGTGCCTGCCGGGATCTGTGCCGGTTCGACGCCCTCCCGTGGGAGGAGGGGCCCCGGGTCGACGCGACTCGGTGCGAGGGGTGCGCCCTGTGTCACCATGTTTGTCCCCAGGAGGCTTTTTCCCTGGTGCCCACGGAGCAGGGGAAGCTCCTCCGTTCGGTCTGCGCCGCCGGGACCTTGTGGCATGCTCGTCTGAAGCCCGGCGGGGAGAACTCCGGGAAGCTGGTGCAGCAGGTTCTGGAGCGAGGGGCGGAGGAGGCCCAGCGGGAGGGTTTGGGGTTGGTCCTGGTGGACGGTCCGCCTGGAGTGGCCTGTCCCGTGGTGTCGTCCCTGGCGGGGGCGAACCTGGTCCTTCTGGTGGCGGAGCCCACCCCCACGGCCCGGGAGGATCTTCGCCGGGTCGGGGACGTCTGCGCCCGCTTCCAGGTTCCCGTGGGGTTGGTGGTGAACAAGGCGAACCTCTCCCCCGAGGGGACGGAGGCCCTTCGCGCCCTGGCGCGGGAGAGGGGCTGGCCCCTTTGGGGGGAGGTCCCCTTCGATCCGGGGATCCCCAAGGGGCTTTCCCACCGCCGGATTCCCTCGGACCACGTGTTCCCGCACCTTCGAGGAGCCGTGGAATTTCTGGAGCGCCAGGTCGCTTCCCGAGCCGAGTAG
- a CDS encoding 4Fe-4S binding protein: protein MAVPTDPAGGRPFSLVVVSGKGGTGKTCVAASMLCLHPEALGVDADVEAPNLCLMLGAEYRECDLVRVLRPVVDPDRCDRCGRCAQACRFGALLCLGAGPVRVLEDLCHGCGLCARVCPRGAIREEPVPVGERRLAAAGRLSCLEGRLFLGEPNPIPVLEATLAAAESFGRPLVVDGPPGNACPLVATLRHGDFAVLVTEPTPFGVSDLESTLEVVQDLGIPAGILVNRAGMGSEDLTPTSERYQVPILGYLPYSDQVAQGYARGQLPLDADPRWEPVLAHIWQVARKEVAP from the coding sequence ATGGCTGTTCCCACTGATCCTGCGGGGGGACGTCCCTTCTCCCTCGTCGTGGTCAGCGGCAAAGGGGGTACCGGCAAGACCTGTGTGGCCGCTTCGATGCTGTGTCTGCACCCCGAGGCCCTGGGGGTGGACGCGGACGTGGAGGCCCCCAATCTGTGTCTGATGCTGGGGGCGGAGTATCGGGAATGTGATCTGGTCCGGGTCCTCCGTCCCGTGGTGGACCCGGATCGGTGCGATCGTTGCGGCAGGTGCGCCCAGGCCTGCCGGTTCGGGGCGCTTCTCTGCCTGGGGGCCGGGCCCGTGCGGGTGCTGGAGGACCTGTGCCACGGCTGCGGCCTTTGCGCCCGGGTCTGCCCCCGGGGGGCGATCCGGGAGGAGCCCGTCCCCGTGGGGGAGCGACGGCTTGCCGCAGCGGGACGGCTTTCCTGTCTGGAGGGGCGGCTGTTCCTGGGGGAACCCAACCCCATCCCGGTCCTGGAGGCCACCTTGGCGGCGGCGGAGTCTTTCGGTCGTCCCCTGGTGGTGGACGGTCCGCCGGGAAACGCCTGCCCCCTGGTGGCCACCCTGCGCCACGGGGACTTTGCGGTGCTGGTGACGGAGCCCACCCCCTTTGGGGTTTCTGATCTGGAGTCCACCCTGGAGGTGGTGCAGGACCTGGGGATTCCCGCAGGGATCCTGGTGAACCGCGCCGGCATGGGGTCGGAGGATCTGACGCCCACGAGCGAGCGGTATCAGGTCCCCATCCTGGGATACTTGCCCTATTCGGATCAGGTGGCTCAAGGGTACGCCAGGGGACAGCTTCCCCTGGACGCGGACCCGAGGTGGGAACCCGTTTTGGCCCATATCTGGCAGGTGGCCCGGAAAGAGGTGGCCCCGTGA
- a CDS encoding NifB/NifX family molybdenum-iron cluster-binding protein, with protein sequence MSALVRVAFPVEGNQLSGHFGHAPEFLLVDVQEGKEVSRQTHPSPEHQPGLIPQWLRGFEVDLVVAGGIGARAAQLFEEAGIDLISGVSGPVEDVLLSYLRGQLRSTGALCSSHGHDHGEEHGSCGNGCSH encoded by the coding sequence GTGAGCGCCCTGGTGCGCGTCGCCTTCCCCGTGGAGGGGAACCAGCTCTCCGGGCACTTCGGCCATGCCCCGGAGTTTCTTCTGGTGGACGTGCAGGAGGGCAAGGAAGTCTCCCGGCAGACCCACCCCAGCCCGGAGCACCAGCCCGGCCTGATCCCCCAGTGGCTTCGGGGCTTCGAGGTGGATCTGGTGGTGGCGGGGGGCATCGGGGCCCGGGCGGCCCAGCTCTTCGAGGAGGCGGGGATCGACCTGATCTCCGGGGTTTCGGGCCCCGTGGAGGACGTGCTTCTGTCGTATCTCCGGGGACAGCTTCGCTCCACCGGAGCGCTCTGTTCCTCCCACGGACACGATCACGGGGAGGAACACGGTTCCTGCGGGAATGGCTGTTCCCACTGA
- a CDS encoding Fur family transcriptional regulator, with the protein MGEERDEAGKASVTEETERYLEALRGVGCRITAQRRRIVEVLLEAGDGVGAQDLFLRVRALDPSVGLATVYRTLDLLGDLELVHRREGEEGRQRFAPTEDRPRLELVCRCCGRTQEAPAELVDSLRSWAREQDFSLLGQRISLRGVCDRCRGEGQELPRCALCGGCRCGRRKGRWGTGPAA; encoded by the coding sequence ATGGGTGAGGAAAGGGACGAGGCCGGGAAGGCCTCTGTGACCGAGGAGACGGAGCGATACCTGGAGGCGCTGCGGGGGGTGGGGTGTCGGATCACCGCCCAGCGGCGGCGCATCGTGGAGGTTCTGCTGGAGGCGGGGGACGGGGTCGGTGCCCAGGACCTGTTCCTCCGGGTCCGGGCTCTGGACCCGTCCGTGGGGTTGGCCACGGTGTACAGGACCTTGGACCTTCTCGGGGATCTGGAGCTGGTGCATCGTCGGGAGGGGGAAGAGGGAAGGCAGCGCTTCGCCCCCACAGAGGACCGTCCCCGGCTGGAGCTGGTGTGCCGCTGCTGCGGCCGGACCCAGGAGGCCCCGGCGGAGCTGGTGGATTCTCTACGATCCTGGGCTCGGGAGCAGGATTTCTCCCTTCTGGGGCAGCGGATTTCCCTGCGGGGAGTGTGCGATCGCTGCCGGGGGGAGGGGCAGGAACTGCCCCGGTGCGCTCTTTGCGGGGGCTGCCGATGCGGCCGACGGAAGGGGCGCTGGGGGACGGGGCCAGCGGCTTGA